Proteins found in one Dehalococcoidia bacterium genomic segment:
- a CDS encoding DUF2341 domain-containing protein has product MKNLFTRIFPLLALALLFALTSSGNVYALSSHELLPKRLSNFNRSFGLWVVTTESEFNDGVLNNVDTSSSPGDVKLEMPEDWYDASWSRRAPVTISNSGSALTEYQVRVDVNYDDDMQSDFDDIRFTEGNGTTLLSYWLESYSVSTSAVFWVNVSSVPAGDSTIYMYYGNPSVSTTSNGTNTFVFFDDFSGDLSKWTIHIDTDVAISSSVGNPAPCLEISGGTTSSPYGFAAIGSDATYTGFQDGVIEADIYPDTNALPEIIFRGNYPANTGYKGRWDCRSGDETPWLKPPYSGWGTFGTSVPRFGIAGQWQEAKLVISGSTFEIYNDGSLKSTATDTSYSGPGEIGLANHYGAYCRFDNVRVRKYADPAPTTSVGSEEILYYPVSNWYDASWSRRAPVTISNSGSALTDYQVRVDVTYDADMQSNFDDIRFTASDGTTLLSYWTESYTSNTSAVFWVKVSSIPSGSIRIYMYYGNSEASAATNFDNTFTKDFGESGLVGLWHMDEGSGTNVSDSSGQGNHGTITNGDNDEWVASDGGYWDGRTDVRFSNGDSLDLDGSDDYIQTTSGESKTATHFTWECWFKTHTTTGAHHLLWEGPSAENGWGAGASGHHEAHINVGAYDADNIVGGFYGTNEDASEPNVIRIDASFSDTTNWHHVAFIVTNAGSSPSGELFLDGVSVGNDTGDQTARTDWDTNLRIGRPGASQRYFDGMIDEVRIYNRALSADEIKCHYERRKYADPEPGASVEAEEAYSPSTIASNVYDTSEVNAGWDLLGWDKTLLSGTDISFEVRASDTIFLKGNGTPAWQDASVLPTGRYQQWRATLTTTDSANTPVLHEVWDLYSW; this is encoded by the coding sequence ATGAAAAACCTTTTTACCAGGATATTCCCTCTCCTTGCTCTAGCGCTGCTATTTGCTCTTACCAGCAGCGGTAATGTGTATGCCCTCAGCTCTCACGAATTGCTCCCAAAGAGGCTATCGAACTTCAATCGCTCCTTCGGCCTGTGGGTAGTAACCACTGAGTCAGAGTTTAATGATGGCGTTCTCAATAATGTCGATACCTCCTCGAGCCCTGGGGATGTAAAGCTTGAAATGCCTGAGGACTGGTATGATGCTTCCTGGAGCCGGCGGGCACCGGTAACCATAAGTAACTCTGGCTCTGCCCTCACCGAATATCAGGTCAGGGTTGATGTAAACTACGACGATGACATGCAGTCCGACTTCGATGATATTCGCTTCACCGAGGGCAATGGTACCACCTTGCTCTCATATTGGCTGGAGAGTTACAGTGTGAGCACCTCTGCGGTGTTCTGGGTCAACGTGTCTTCTGTCCCTGCTGGCGACTCCACCATCTATATGTATTATGGGAATCCGAGCGTTAGCACTACGAGCAATGGAACGAACACCTTTGTCTTCTTTGATGATTTTTCCGGGGACTTAAGCAAGTGGACTATTCACATCGATACCGACGTTGCGATTAGCTCCAGTGTCGGTAATCCCGCTCCCTGCCTGGAAATCAGTGGAGGCACAACAAGCTCTCCCTATGGATTTGCCGCTATCGGCTCAGATGCGACCTACACCGGATTTCAGGACGGGGTAATTGAGGCTGATATTTATCCAGACACAAATGCCCTTCCGGAAATTATATTCCGCGGGAATTATCCTGCAAATACTGGATATAAAGGAAGGTGGGATTGTCGCTCTGGGGATGAAACGCCGTGGCTGAAGCCCCCGTACAGCGGGTGGGGAACTTTTGGTACATCGGTGCCAAGATTTGGTATCGCAGGTCAGTGGCAAGAAGCCAAACTGGTGATAAGTGGCTCCACGTTTGAGATATACAACGATGGCAGCCTTAAGTCCACGGCAACCGACACAAGCTATTCGGGACCAGGTGAGATTGGCTTGGCAAACCATTACGGGGCATATTGCAGATTTGACAATGTCAGGGTTCGCAAATACGCTGACCCAGCGCCGACCACCAGTGTAGGCTCGGAGGAAATTCTCTATTATCCCGTTTCTAACTGGTATGATGCTTCCTGGAGCCGGCGGGCCCCGGTAACCATAAGTAACTCGGGCTCTGCCCTGACTGATTATCAGGTCAGGGTTGATGTAACCTACGATGCTGACATGCAGTCCAACTTCGATGACATCCGCTTCACTGCAAGCGATGGTACCACTTTACTCTCGTATTGGACGGAAAGTTATACTTCAAACACGTCGGCGGTGTTCTGGGTCAAAGTGTCCTCCATCCCTTCGGGAAGTATAAGGATTTACATGTACTATGGTAATTCTGAGGCGAGCGCTGCTACCAATTTTGATAACACGTTCACCAAGGATTTTGGTGAGTCTGGATTGGTAGGATTGTGGCACATGGACGAAGGATCTGGGACAAATGTTTCAGACAGTTCTGGACAGGGAAATCATGGAACGATTACTAATGGAGACAATGATGAGTGGGTAGCTTCAGATGGCGGTTATTGGGATGGCAGAACTGATGTACGCTTCTCCAATGGCGACTCCCTCGATCTTGATGGTAGTGATGATTATATCCAAACCACAAGCGGTGAGTCGAAAACAGCCACCCATTTCACTTGGGAATGTTGGTTCAAGACACATACAACAACAGGTGCACATCATTTATTATGGGAAGGCCCGTCAGCCGAAAACGGATGGGGCGCTGGTGCTAGTGGACATCACGAAGCTCACATAAATGTTGGTGCCTATGATGCGGATAACATAGTGGGAGGCTTTTATGGAACCAATGAAGATGCATCAGAACCAAACGTTATAAGGATAGATGCTTCTTTCTCAGATACAACCAATTGGCATCATGTGGCTTTTATAGTAACGAATGCTGGTTCATCACCATCAGGAGAACTGTTCTTAGATGGGGTTTCTGTGGGAAACGATACAGGAGACCAAACCGCTAGGACAGATTGGGACACCAATCTGAGAATCGGAAGGCCAGGTGCTAGCCAGAGATATTTCGATGGCATGATTGACGAGGTCCGCATCTACAATAGGGCTTTGAGTGCGGATGAAATCAAGTGTCATTATGAGAGGCGCAAATACGCCGACCCGGAGCCGGGCGCCAGCGTGGAGGCGGAAGAGGCTTACTCCCCGAGCACCATTGCCTCCAATGTCTATGATACCTCTGAAGTGAATGCTGGCTGGGACCTGCTGGGATGGGACAAAACGCTTCTCTCGGGTACCGACATAAGCTTTGAGGTTAGGGCATCGGATACCATATTCCTAAAAGGTAATGGCACACCGGCGTGGCAGGATGCCTCTGTCCTGCCAACGGGGAGGTATCAGCAGTGGCGGGCAACTCTGACAACTACAGATAGCGCCAATACCCCCGTTTTACATGAGGTGTGGGATTTGTATTCCTGGTAA
- a CDS encoding response regulator, with the protein MSTTGNEVNKGTVLVIEDETVFKMVYEDALTDYGYKVLMAEDAESGLQMAKTGKPDLILLDLKLPRIHGLEVLKNIRCDDEIKDIPVIILTILGQWEDIRKGLHLGANDYLLKGFYSPSEVMTKIDTILEQAEIRKAISPCRVLVKEEKVDATKLAHGIGLTGPFNCPDCSEELVMELMPDYSRTDGHWFVAHFVCPKCQRSF; encoded by the coding sequence ATGAGCACCACTGGTAACGAAGTGAATAAGGGAACGGTATTAGTTATCGAAGATGAAACCGTATTCAAGATGGTGTATGAGGATGCTCTCACCGATTATGGTTATAAGGTTCTAATGGCTGAAGATGCCGAGAGTGGACTGCAAATGGCAAAGACAGGGAAGCCGGACCTGATCCTGCTGGATTTAAAGCTGCCCAGAATTCATGGATTGGAAGTGTTGAAAAACATTCGTTGTGACGATGAAATAAAAGACATTCCTGTTATTATTCTAACCATATTGGGTCAATGGGAGGACATTCGCAAAGGTCTGCATTTGGGAGCAAATGACTATCTGCTAAAGGGTTTTTACTCGCCAAGCGAAGTAATGACAAAGATTGACACAATACTGGAACAGGCTGAGATCAGAAAAGCTATTAGCCCATGTAGAGTTCTGGTGAAGGAAGAAAAGGTAGATGCGACAAAGTTAGCGCACGGTATCGGTCTAACCGGGCCATTTAATTGTCCTGACTGTTCAGAAGAATTAGTTATGGAGCTTATGCCCGATTATAGCCGGACCGATGGGCACTGGTTCGTAGCGCATTTTGTATGCCCGAAATGTCAGAGGTCATTCTAG
- a CDS encoding response regulator, with protein MTTTGNEVNRGRILIIEDENVFRMVYQDALTNYGYKTLTAEDGESGWQMAKTEKPDLILLDLNLPKLHGLEVLKNIRYDDEIKAIPVIILSVLGQREDIRKGLDLGANDYLVKGFYSPREVLRKIDAILEQADIKKAISSYRLLVKEAKADAVNLGRDIGLAEQFSCPDCSEELTMELMPDYTRTEGHWFVAHFVCPKCQRSF; from the coding sequence ATGACCACCACTGGTAACGAAGTGAATAGGGGAAGGATATTAATTATCGAAGATGAAAACGTTTTCAGGATGGTGTATCAGGATGCTCTTACCAATTATGGTTATAAGACTCTAACGGCTGAAGATGGCGAGAGTGGATGGCAAATGGCAAAAACAGAGAAGCCAGACCTGATCCTGCTGGATTTGAATCTGCCCAAACTTCATGGATTGGAAGTGTTGAAAAACATTCGTTATGACGATGAAATAAAAGCCATTCCTGTTATTATTCTATCAGTACTGGGTCAACGGGAGGACATTCGCAAAGGTCTGGATTTGGGAGCAAATGACTATCTGGTAAAAGGCTTTTACTCGCCACGCGAGGTATTAAGGAAGATTGACGCAATACTGGAACAGGCTGATATCAAAAAAGCCATTAGCTCATATAGACTTCTGGTGAAGGAAGCAAAGGCAGATGCAGTTAACTTGGGGAGAGATATCGGTCTAGCCGAGCAATTTAGTTGTCCTGACTGTTCAGAAGAATTAACTATGGAGCTTATGCCCGATTATACCCGGACCGAGGGGCACTGGTTCGTAGCGCATTTTGTGTGTCCGAAATGTCAGAGGTCGTTCTAG
- a CDS encoding response regulator, giving the protein MTTGEAIRTIGILLVEDNPGDARLIQEMLAEPGKADYQLEHADRLSQGLERLLEGGIDVVLLDLGLPDSQGLETLGKVRAQASAVPIIVLTGLDDEVTAVEAVRQGAQDYLVKGDVDSKLLWRALRYSMERKRSEEALRKSEEKMRQLFRSATDGIFTLDLNGAYTELNDKMLEMLGVGSKDEILGKNYFEFFNASDINTAIVEMQRTLEHGTVMHLEYTSLRADFSEFDAELTGALLRDASDNPVGFVGILRDITERKKIETMKSDFVSLVSHQLKTPVVGIKLGIENMLGGLTGELTTKQKRYLQEMYEICSRSHRLVTDLLNVSRIERGVLSVDIEPVKLREIVDLALRDYQKDIKKKGLALKLEEVDEGIVVLADVDKMVEALSNVINNAVKFTGKGSITIRITDEITMEGKYGIVEVRDTGTGMSDKVLNNLFTKEKVLNGPPIAGGGVGIGLYIAKNFMKAQKGDVTATSVVGEGSTFVLRVSRERRGRSK; this is encoded by the coding sequence GTGACAACCGGAGAGGCTATCAGAACTATTGGGATTTTGCTGGTGGAGGATAACCCCGGTGACGCTCGTTTGATACAGGAAATGCTGGCCGAACCGGGAAAGGCAGATTATCAACTTGAGCACGCCGACAGGCTGTCCCAGGGATTGGAGCGCTTACTAGAGGGAGGAATCGATGTGGTGCTCCTGGACCTTGGCCTGCCCGATAGCCAGGGGCTGGAAACACTGGGCAAGGTGCGCGCTCAGGCGTCGGCGGTGCCTATTATTGTGCTTACTGGTCTGGATGATGAGGTAACTGCCGTGGAAGCGGTGCGCCAGGGCGCACAGGATTACCTGGTCAAAGGCGATGTCGATAGCAAGCTGCTGTGGCGTGCCCTGCGCTATTCTATGGAGCGCAAACGGTCGGAGGAGGCACTGCGGAAGTCGGAGGAGAAAATGCGGCAACTTTTTAGGTCTGCCACCGATGGCATATTCACTCTTGACCTGAATGGCGCCTACACGGAACTCAATGACAAAATGCTGGAGATGCTCGGGGTTGGCTCCAAGGATGAGATCCTGGGGAAAAACTACTTTGAGTTTTTTAATGCAAGTGACATTAACACGGCGATAGTCGAAATGCAGAGAACTCTGGAGCATGGGACAGTCATGCATCTGGAATATACTTCCCTGAGAGCAGATTTTTCCGAATTTGATGCTGAATTAACTGGAGCATTGTTGAGGGATGCTTCTGACAATCCAGTTGGCTTCGTGGGAATCTTAAGGGATATCACCGAGCGCAAGAAAATTGAGACAATGAAAAGCGATTTTGTTTCCCTTGTTTCTCATCAATTGAAAACACCTGTGGTAGGAATAAAGCTGGGTATAGAAAACATGCTGGGGGGACTGACCGGTGAGTTGACCACCAAGCAAAAGCGGTATCTTCAGGAGATGTATGAGATTTGCTCCAGGAGTCACCGTTTAGTTACCGATTTGCTCAACGTATCAAGGATTGAGCGCGGGGTGTTATCGGTGGATATAGAGCCTGTCAAGCTGAGGGAAATTGTGGACCTGGCCCTACGAGATTACCAGAAGGATATCAAGAAGAAGGGATTAGCCCTGAAGCTTGAGGAAGTGGATGAAGGAATCGTTGTTCTTGCAGATGTGGATAAGATGGTTGAGGCACTGAGCAATGTCATCAATAATGCGGTGAAGTTCACCGGTAAAGGATCAATTACCATTAGGATTACTGATGAGATAACCATGGAAGGTAAATATGGGATTGTTGAGGTCAGGGATACCGGGACTGGAATGTCCGACAAAGTTCTAAACAATTTATTCACCAAAGAGAAAGTTCTTAACGGTCCCCCAATAGCAGGAGGCGGTGTGGGCATTGGTCTTTATATTGCAAAGAATTTTATGAAGGCACAGAAGGGGGATGTTACCGCAACCTCTGTTGTTGGCGAAGGAAGCACCTTTGTTTTAAGGGTTTCGAGAGAACGTCGTGGTCGATCTAAGTAG
- a CDS encoding PAS domain S-box protein, producing MKKQSRDSNGAGEEPMSGTILVVEDDQGLSRLIQGRLERLNFHVERALNGAQAIEWLASNRAALALLDYGLPDMTGAELIKALAENKCSVPFIVVTGRGDEVLAVEMMKLGARDYMVKDSTFLDRLPIAVQRTFEQLATEQKLAEAVEELKASEEKLRVMFESITDGIVVTDLQGKITDANDVVVNMSGLGREEIIGRDGFSLLPREDRDKVVGQGKKIVRGETGPVRMEHEVSPNVGSSSTTNLIIGTMHDSDGNPTGFVAIAQDFTERKRAEEELKESEKRFEDIALSSADLIWEVDANGKYVFTSGRVKQILGYSPEELIGKTPFELMPEEEAKHIGQIFEQIVAKKEMIVDLENWNLTKNGELVYLLTSGVPLLDNTGSLIGYRGVDKDITERKRAEEERERLLHDLERSNAELEQFGYIISHDLQEPLRMVASYTQLLEKRYKGSLDADAEEFIAYAVDGSKRMQNMIQSLLSYSRVGTRGKPFEPTECESVFKQALDNLKVTIDESGAGVTHDPLPRVMADETQMIQLFQNLLGNAIKFRGEEQPRIHVSAKQDSNECLFSVGDNGIGINPEYFDRIFVIFQRLHGREEYPGTGIGLSVCKRIVERHGGRIWVESQPGEGSTFHFTIPKGGEEQ from the coding sequence ATGAAAAAGCAATCCAGGGATAGCAACGGAGCAGGCGAAGAACCGATGTCCGGTACAATTCTCGTCGTTGAGGATGACCAGGGTTTATCACGTCTGATCCAGGGACGTCTAGAGCGCCTCAACTTTCATGTCGAAAGAGCCCTGAATGGTGCGCAGGCGATCGAATGGTTGGCTAGCAATCGGGCAGCACTGGCACTATTGGACTACGGTCTGCCAGACATGACCGGTGCCGAACTAATTAAAGCCCTTGCCGAAAATAAGTGCAGCGTTCCCTTCATCGTGGTCACTGGCCGAGGTGACGAAGTGCTAGCCGTGGAGATGATGAAGCTTGGGGCACGGGATTATATGGTGAAGGACTCCACATTTCTTGACCGGCTGCCCATAGCCGTTCAGCGAACGTTTGAACAGCTGGCAACTGAGCAGAAACTGGCCGAGGCGGTGGAGGAGCTTAAGGCGAGCGAGGAGAAGCTGCGGGTAATGTTTGAGTCCATTACCGATGGGATCGTGGTTACGGATTTACAGGGTAAAATTACGGACGCGAATGATGTAGTAGTTAACATGTCCGGGCTAGGCAGGGAGGAGATTATCGGTCGAGACGGCTTTTCACTGCTACCGCGCGAAGACCGGGATAAGGTAGTAGGTCAAGGGAAGAAGATAGTTAGAGGGGAGACCGGCCCGGTAAGGATGGAGCATGAGGTATCCCCTAATGTTGGTAGCTCAAGTACTACTAATCTAATCATCGGCACAATGCATGATAGCGACGGAAATCCCACCGGGTTCGTTGCCATTGCCCAGGACTTCACCGAGCGCAAGAGGGCGGAGGAGGAACTGAAAGAATCTGAGAAGAGGTTTGAGGATATAGCGCTGAGTTCAGCAGACTTGATTTGGGAAGTTGACGCCAATGGGAAATACGTTTTTACATCAGGGCGCGTTAAACAGATTCTTGGATATTCTCCCGAAGAACTTATTGGTAAAACCCCTTTTGAACTGATGCCGGAAGAAGAAGCGAAGCATATTGGTCAGATTTTCGAACAAATTGTAGCTAAAAAGGAAATGATCGTTGATTTAGAAAACTGGAATTTAACTAAAAACGGAGAGCTTGTTTACTTACTAACTAGCGGTGTGCCTCTATTAGATAACACAGGTTCTTTAATAGGTTACCGTGGCGTAGATAAAGACATCACAGAGCGCAAGCGGGCGGAGGAGGAGCGTGAGCGCCTGCTTCACGATCTGGAGCGCTCCAATGCCGAACTGGAACAGTTCGGCTATATAATATCACATGACCTGCAGGAGCCACTGCGCATGGTGGCCAGTTACACCCAGCTACTGGAGAAGCGCTACAAAGGCAGTCTGGATGCCGATGCGGAGGAGTTCATCGCCTACGCTGTGGATGGTTCCAAAAGGATGCAGAACATGATCCAGAGCCTGCTGTCCTATTCCCGCGTGGGTACCCGCGGCAAGCCCTTTGAGCCAACAGAGTGTGAGTCCGTCTTTAAACAGGCGCTGGATAATCTGAAAGTGACCATTGATGAGAGCGGCGCCGGGGTGACCCATGACCCGCTGCCGCGGGTAATGGCCGACGAAACGCAGATGATTCAGCTATTCCAGAACCTGCTGGGCAACGCCATCAAGTTTCGCGGGGAGGAGCAGCCGCGTATTCATGTCTCAGCCAAACAGGATTCAAATGAGTGCCTCTTCTCCGTCGGCGATAACGGCATTGGCATCAACCCAGAGTATTTCGACCGCATCTTCGTTATCTTCCAGCGCCTGCACGGGAGGGAAGAGTATCCCGGAACCGGCATTGGCCTGTCGGTTTGCAAGAGGATTGTGGAGCGTCACGGCGGGCGCATCTGGGTGGAGTCTCAGCCCGGGGAGGGCTCTACATTCCATTTCACAATACCCAAAGGAGGTGAAGAGCAGTGA
- a CDS encoding response regulator, with the protein MTTGEVGRPIDVLLVEDNPGDVRLVIEAFRGSEVLHNLHTVVDGEEAMAFLHREGRYADAPLPDIILLDLNMPKKDGREVLAEIKGDTDLRRIPVVIMTISNTEEDILNTYNNHGNSYITKPVDPENFMNMFRSIEDFWLRVVRLPSR; encoded by the coding sequence GTGACAACCGGAGAGGTTGGAAGACCCATTGATGTTTTGCTGGTGGAGGACAACCCCGGTGACGTACGCCTTGTCATCGAAGCGTTCAGAGGCAGCGAGGTGCTCCACAACCTGCACACAGTGGTGGATGGCGAGGAGGCCATGGCCTTCCTGCACCGGGAGGGCAGGTATGCCGATGCGCCTCTTCCCGACATCATCCTGCTGGATTTGAATATGCCGAAGAAGGATGGTCGGGAGGTGCTGGCCGAAATCAAGGGGGATACCGACCTCAGACGCATCCCGGTGGTGATTATGACAATCTCAAATACCGAGGAGGACATCCTCAATACCTACAACAATCACGGCAACAGCTATATCACCAAGCCGGTTGACCCGGAAAACTTTATGAACATGTTTAGGTCCATCGAGGATTTCTGGCTTAGGGTCGTCAGGCTGCCGTCGCGGTGA
- a CDS encoding PAS domain S-box protein, whose product MKKQNETKEQFVRELEKTRKRVSELERAEEALRESEEKLRVIFESITDGIIVSDLEGQIIDENEAAVRLQGYSDRVEVIGRTGFEFIAEKDRARAIENAMKAVEQGYGPAHEYMFVDKDGREYDAEASASLLLDSAGNTTGFISVFRDITERRRAEEELRESEERYRTVLETIEEGYYEVDLAGNLTFFNDSLCGINGYPRDEMMGMNNRQYMSDETAKVVYETFNRVYRTGEPARAFGWQVIRKDGTKSFVEASISLMSGPSGEPVGFRGIIRDIAERERAEQALKASEEKLRAMFESITDGIVVTDLQGIILDVNDVVVRMSGLSREEIIGKDGFSLIPSEDRDKVVDQGKKIVRGETGPVRMEHEISPKVGSSSTTNLILGTMHDSEGNPTGFVAIAQDFTERKKAENALRESEAKYRDLVESISDVIYSVDANGVTTYISPVVESVLGYTPSELIGSSFADFIYQEDLQSATEGFMNTLSGNSETGEFRVVTKSGEVRWVRSSNHPVFEEDRVIGVTGVITDITERKRAEEALRESEEKMRITFESIGDAVAVIDLEGRFVQVNEAAARMSGYTKEELVGRNVLETIIAKKDRDKIVLDMAQTLGEGDALGVRSYTLVNRDGREFESEFSTAVLRDSSRNIINFVGVARDVTERKRAEEERESLLHELERSNAELQQFAHVASHDLQEPLRMVASYTQLLEKRYKGSLDADADDFIAYAVDGARRMQNLIQGLLSYSRVGSRGKPFEPTECESVFEQALANLKLTIDESGAGVTHDPLPRVIADETQLIQLFQNLLANAIKFCGEEQPRIHVSAKQDSNECLFSVSDNGIGINPEYFDRIFVIFQRLHGREEYPGTGIGLSVCKRIVERHGGRIWVESQPGEGSTFHFAIPKGGEEQ is encoded by the coding sequence ATGAAAAAGCAAAACGAGACTAAAGAACAGTTTGTACGTGAACTGGAGAAAACGCGAAAGAGGGTTTCCGAGTTGGAGCGGGCGGAGGAGGCGCTGAGGGAGAGCGAGGAGAAGCTGCGTGTAATATTTGAATCCATTACAGATGGAATTATAGTCAGTGATTTAGAGGGCCAAATAATAGACGAGAATGAGGCCGCAGTTCGTCTGCAAGGCTACAGTGATAGGGTAGAAGTTATTGGACGAACTGGCTTCGAATTCATTGCCGAAAAGGACCGCGCCAGGGCAATTGAGAACGCGATGAAGGCAGTGGAACAGGGGTATGGCCCTGCACATGAGTATATGTTTGTAGACAAAGACGGGAGAGAATATGATGCAGAGGCCAGCGCCTCTCTGCTGCTTGATAGCGCTGGAAATACAACGGGATTCATTAGTGTTTTTCGAGACATCACCGAGCGCAGGCGGGCGGAGGAGGAGCTCAGGGAGAGCGAGGAAAGATATCGAACGGTCCTTGAGACCATCGAAGAGGGCTACTATGAGGTTGACCTCGCCGGGAACCTCACCTTTTTCAATGATTCCTTGTGCGGGATTAATGGATATCCCCGTGATGAAATGATGGGAATGAATAACCGCCAGTATATGAGCGATGAGACGGCCAAGGTGGTGTATGAGACCTTTAACCGGGTCTACCGGACAGGGGAACCGGCCAGAGCATTCGGTTGGCAGGTTATCAGGAAAGACGGGACAAAGAGTTTCGTTGAGGCGTCCATATCCCTGATGAGCGGGCCCTCAGGTGAGCCGGTGGGGTTCCGTGGTATTATTCGTGACATCGCCGAGCGCGAGCGGGCGGAGCAGGCGCTTAAGGCGAGCGAGGAGAAGCTGCGTGCAATGTTTGAATCCATTACCGACGGGATTGTGGTTACCGATTTGCAGGGTATAATTTTAGACGTGAATGATGTAGTGGTTCGCATGTCCGGGCTAAGCAGGGAGGAGATTATCGGTAAAGACGGCTTTTCACTGATACCGAGTGAAGACCGGGATAAGGTAGTGGATCAAGGGAAGAAGATAGTTAGAGGGGAGACCGGCCCGGTAAGGATGGAGCATGAGATATCCCCCAAGGTTGGTAGCTCAAGTACCACCAATCTAATCCTCGGCACAATGCATGATAGCGAGGGAAATCCAACCGGGTTCGTTGCCATTGCCCAGGACTTTACCGAGCGCAAGAAGGCGGAGAATGCGCTCAGGGAGAGCGAGGCAAAGTACCGAGACCTGGTGGAGAGCATAAGCGATGTCATCTACTCAGTGGATGCGAACGGGGTAACTACATATATCAGCCCCGTAGTAGAATCAGTCCTGGGATACACTCCTTCAGAGTTAATCGGCAGCTCATTTGCCGATTTCATTTATCAGGAGGACCTGCAATCGGCCACAGAGGGTTTCATGAACACCCTCTCCGGAAATAGCGAGACAGGTGAGTTTCGGGTTGTGACCAAGTCAGGTGAAGTCCGCTGGGTGCGTTCCTCCAACCACCCCGTCTTCGAGGAAGACCGTGTAATCGGCGTTACTGGAGTGATAACCGACATCACCGAGCGCAAGCGGGCGGAGGAGGCGCTTAGGGAGTCAGAGGAAAAAATGCGCATTACATTTGAATCCATAGGCGATGCGGTTGCCGTCATCGACCTGGAGGGACGTTTTGTACAGGTGAATGAGGCAGCAGCCCGCATGTCCGGATACACCAAGGAAGAGCTAGTGGGACGAAATGTCCTTGAAACTATTATAGCTAAGAAAGATCGTGATAAGATCGTGTTGGACATGGCGCAGACACTGGGAGAGGGAGATGCCCTGGGGGTACGGTCGTATACGCTTGTAAACAGGGATGGCAGGGAATTTGAGAGCGAGTTTAGCACCGCCGTGCTGCGTGATAGCTCTAGAAATATCATCAATTTTGTTGGCGTCGCCCGGGACGTCACCGAGCGCAAGCGGGCGGAGGAGGAGCGTGAGAGCCTGCTTCACGAGCTGGAGCGCTCCAATGCCGAACTGCAACAGTTTGCCCATGTGGCCTCGCATGACCTGCAGGAGCCGCTGCGCATGGTGGCCAGTTACACCCAGCTACTGGAGAAGCGCTACAAGGGCAGTCTGGATGCCGATGCTGATGATTTCATCGCCTACGCTGTGGATGGTGCCAGGAGGATGCAGAACCTGATCCAGGGCCTGCTGTCCTATTCCCGCGTGGGTAGCCGCGGCAAGCCCTTTGAGCCGACTGAGTGTGAGTCCGTCTTTGAACAGGCGCTGGCCAATCTGAAACTGACCATTGATGAGAGCGGCGCCGGGGTGACCCATGACCCGCTGCCGCGGGTAATAGCCGACGAAACGCAGCTAATTCAGCTATTCCAGAACCTGCTGGCCAACGCCATCAAGTTTTGCGGGGAGGAGCAGCCGCGTATTCATGTCTCAGCCAAACAGGATTCAAATGAGTGTCTCTTCTCCGTCAGCGATAACGGCATTGGCATCAACCCCGAGTATTTCGACCGCATCTTCGTTATCTTCCAGCGCCTGCACGGGAGGGAAGAGTATCCCGGAACCGGCATTGGCCTGTCGGTTTGCAAGAGGATTGTGGAGCGTCACGGCGGGCGCATCTGGGTGGAGTCTCAGCCTGGAGAGGGCTCTACATTCCATTTCGCAATACCCAAAGGAGGTGAAGAGCAGTGA
- a CDS encoding MerR family transcriptional regulator, with protein MSTRINGQTYYRTLEACKIAGISRATFFRWLKEGIVEDMASRDRRGWRLFTEEDIEKMRAEANRVHLDTRR; from the coding sequence ATGTCAACGAGAATTAATGGTCAAACCTACTACAGGACCCTGGAAGCCTGTAAGATAGCTGGCATAAGCCGAGCCACCTTCTTCCGTTGGCTGAAGGAGGGCATTGTCGAGGATATGGCCTCCAGAGATAGAAGGGGATGGAGACTATTCACTGAGGAGGATATCGAAAAGATGAGGGCTGAGGCCAACAGGGTCCATTTAGATACACGTCGATAG